The sequence below is a genomic window from Bombus affinis isolate iyBomAffi1 chromosome 13, iyBomAffi1.2, whole genome shotgun sequence.
ATTTTGTGTCTCAAGAGTTTGAAGAAACTGCCGCAAGATGGCCGCGGAGCGTGGTCGTGCACTTGTAATGACAACACGTGCTACAGCTGAGTGGCGGTCTCCTTCTCGGAAAAGTAAGTATAATCGTGTTTTAAGAGTGTTTGCCGTTTTCCTGTGCTTACCTGCCTTTCATCCATTGTTGTATCTGTCTCGTGCTCCGAATCGTGCCTCCAAGTTCCTCGGAATATGAATATACCCTGGAAATATTTCCTCATTTACTCGATGCTCGCACATGTGTGGACAATGATGCTCCTATAAATTGCAGATCGGTAAATAATCTTAATAgagaataatatttattaatagcagACAGTAATAATAAATGACGTACGATCGCTTGTGGGAAAACGATAGTAGTTAAGAATATAGATATTTTCGGTTAAAGTACCGCTTGAAATGGATCGTACTTTCCTTCCTTCACTAACCTAACCCTTTACACACATGTACATTTCGAAGCATCATTAAGTACATACACTATAACACGTAAAGTGTGTTTCAATACGGATAATATGGTAGATCGAAGAACATTATTTTAGTGCTGTATTTTAgtttatgattaatattaaatgGCTAGTGAATATATTAATCGGAAATTGTTAACTTTGAGCTGGAACCAGGTGGAGGTGCGATTTGTTCGTATCGATTGTGATTTATGTGTCGATCGTGCGTATCGGAGCAGTGTGACATTGTTACATTTGATTAAACAGAGTGTATTGACTGTTCTTCTTTTGTTGTTCAATGATAActatttactatatttatactatATCTGTATTTGAAGAATGTTGCTTTCTCGTGCGAAAATACGTTatttatttcgtatattttgtTCATTAATGTTAATACTGTGGTggacttattattattattaattccgTTTATATATGTAAAAGCATTGTGTTAAGAAAGGGTCAAAATATCGTATGTTAATGtcttatataaataataaagtgGATTgcgaaaaattatataagataattATAGATTATGATAATGATAGATAACGTATGATTGGAGTACATATCATATTACGCAATTTTGAAGTAATATTAACTTATCCAAAATATCGTAATATGTATATGATAATTATTAAGGGTTCTCAAACTGTTGAGAATCACCTttgcaatttcaatttatttaaacTGGGATTCCTATTTAAGAGAAATGAGCGCTGTAAATTTAAGAATATTAGTTAAGAGTATATTGgtatagaaataatatttttagcaATATACGCGTATTGTAATATATTGTTGTCAATATTATATCACGAAGAATTTGCTATATTTACAATCTTAAAGAACTACGTCATTTCAGGTGAAGGCGAGTGGCGGGAAAGTAATGTTTTACTTTGACATCAGAGAGGGCTGTTAGAGTGAGTACACTATAAAGTTTTTCAATTCttcattgttttaattctatttatcgTGATGTTTAAAATTCATTCGCATGACTGAATCTCAGTAGTATattaatgtatgtatattaaccaaaaattattttctctatagtattgaataatattaaaatttatgcaATGGCATCCGCATTAACAGGAGACGATATATTAATTAAAGTTAGCAATCAATAATTAATTGTTTTGTTCGATCGGAAAAAGTACTATATCTACAGATACAAAGTTGCTCCTATGAGTTTAATTACAGGAGAAGAATAATTAATCGGCGAGGGAGAGTGGGAAGAATTAATAAGTATGAAACTTttcaatgaaatatatatttattaaagatCTAGAATTTTCTTACATCTAGAGTAAATATCACAGGTACACGTTTCTCTATCACAAGATTCTCTACTCAGCTATTTTCTTGTGTTGATAAGTAATAATTATCGACGAGAATCAAAATTTCCAATTGATCGTTAAACACAAAAATTAATACAACAGGCTGAGTTAACACACACATAACAACGTTTTTAGCGCGAGAATGAATCTTTCTCAAGTCGATGTATACGCGAAATTGTGACGTAATCGACACGATGAAACATATATATAATCGACATGTCGAGTTGCCCGACTGTTCTCGCGCCAAAATggacaaaataaaaatattctcgaTAAAAGTATGAAATAAACAATAGAAAATTCTAACTGTCAAGTAAATTAAAGCTCTAGCCGCTAACGCGGGCACGTCATTACGTTTCAATTAGTAAACGTACAAAATCTATCCGTAAGACGATATTACAAAAAGGAAGATATTTCGATAATCCTCCTACTTTTCGCCTCACTCCAAAGTGTCTTGAGCAAATAGAAAGTCTTAAGtctatttcttttcttcgtcttcgtcttctcGATCCTCGTTCCTTCAGGAATCTGTATTTGCACATATTACGGGAAATGATATGTTTCACCGTCGTTAATTTTAGAAGACAAGGATTCTACGAAGAGGAGCCGAAGTTTCCATTCCGTCACGACTTGCTTCGAAGGCGCGCGAATTATTCGCTCAAATCACAGACAAAATTGCAATACCGATAATGGTTTTTCGCATAATGGACTCCTCTTAAGATTCAGCCACGGTAATTTCGTTTCTCCGTGAGCGAGGGTCCGATTGCTTTCCATCGAGAACACGGTTAACCGAGTCTACGATGAGCTTTGCCCGTTGAGATCGTTCGTCCTCTTGTTTACCACGGTCTCCAGATCGGCTCGTTGGGTTTGGCAACCTGCAGAAGACCTTGATGATTCTGCGAGATGCCTTCGATGTCGATTCTAACTGGAGACGGTTGGCTGGAAGCCGGAGTGAGGGGCATCGAGTATTCGTCGGAGCTGAGCTCGCTGCTCGAAGACGGCGAAGATTGCGGCGCGGCCACGTGTATCGTTAGGGGGCCAGTTTTGTCCATGGAATTCAGCTTGTGACCCAAGTGGGTCATCAATTTGGTCCCCAAGGCAACGTCGACGCCCGGAGTGGCGGCCAGGCAGCGGCTAACCTCGTTGGCACAATGCGTATACCCGGCTCTGAATCGATCCGCGTCGATCACCGGATTCGCCGAAAGACGTTGTTGTCTTTGGAGCTTGTGAAGGTGACGCACAGTCAATTCCAGAATGTCGGCTTTTTCTAACTTGGCCACGTTCTCGCCGTCGCCGGCCAACGCTGTGACCATCAGGTCCTTCAGCTCGTCCAAGCACCGGTTGATTCGTGCTCGGCGTTTGCGTTCCAGCATAGGTTTCATCACCTGTAAATTGAAAGGAACGAACCATTATAGACGGTCGTTTGAAAAGGCGAATCTTTTAATTCGAATTGGAAGAATTACTCGTTTGGCTTGCAGTTACTCGACTCTAGTTTAACTGTATTCTAGTTCCAATGATATTCCAATAGAATAGAAAACTATTTGAGTAGATAGAACGGGCGTTGGACGAGAACCTAAGGACGCTTACCTTTCTGTATTGATAAGTCCTGGAGATCGGTTGCTCCTGTCCATCAACCATCATAATCTGTTCGTGCATCTGCATGATTGATTAATCCTTTCGTCGAGGGGTTGCTTCACACACCGATTAACTAACGTCGCACTGATTCGCTTATCGCGATATCACACTTCTTGTCCAACTAATTATTATCTCTGATGTCACACAACGAGTTTTTTTAGCAAATGATTATTCGGTCGATTCTACGGGAAAGGTATCGAAAAACTGGTATCTCcgacgcgtctcccgttcgaaCTTCGTGAACGATCACAGTGATTGTGGTGGCTGGTCGGGCGAGGCTGTAGTTTATATAGTCAAGGACCCATCGGCAGGGTGGGGCGAGGGGCTGCTGTCAGGGTCCCTAGTGGGAGACAGGCCTTCCGTGGGAACGGTCCGTAGAGGTTGGTTCCCAAGCAAGCACACCACCTGTAAGCGGCAGCTGCCAGACACGCGCCCACACCAAGCCATCGTCACCGTTTCTTTGTCCTCGTTGCACCTACCGTTCGAGCCCGTATTTCCTACCTCTTCTGATACTCCTCGGGTAGTCGTGCCACGGTATGCACGGCTTAacgttctcttctctttctctcctaaCTCCTTTCGGCTTGCTGTTTCACGAACGTGCGCTCATACGGAAGGACCCAGTATCCACGTCCTCTTCGTCTCTCCTGCAAGAGTAAACTATACagcaaaagagaaaaagagaaagagagcgagaCCCCTTCTCGTTCTACCTAGTCTTCCTCCTTTTTCCATTCTAGTGCCCCGAGGAGGGTATACAACTCGTGCTACGTCTTCTTATCGTAATCTCATCCTCGTCGTGCCCTCTCACCGCTCGATAGTTTTATCCTCGTCGAAGAGGAGCAGCCTGGAGGAGCGTGCTGGGCACAAGTCCGGCGTCCTCCCGATCGCAATCCCACTAGTTACACGTTACTGAATCACGGTACGTGCGTCTATGCTACCAAGTCACCGCGAAATCATAGCACCGTGGCCGGTCGCGCTCGCGCTCGCGCTCATCGTTTCCTCTCCGCCAATTGATCAATCATTTTCTGCTGCGTATTAACTTCGGTGTCGCGTGAGAGACACGCCGCGGATGCGGACACAAATGTTGCGCGATAAAACCCAGCGTTATGAAAAGGATGTGATGAATCGTTTATTACGAGTGTCGCGTGGGCGTAGCACAGAGTCTTCGTTGGCCGCCGACCGTATTACCAAATGCGACAATTAGCGCGGTCGTCTAGGCCTTCTTTAAGACCTATACCTTAATGATCGTTGCTCGAAGCGTACTTTTACATATACCATGATTATTTAGGTTCCTTTTGTCTCTGGAAGCGGTCGAACGTGTATTTTTAACGATGCGCACATTTACCTTCTGGTTTCTTCGATCGCTGACAATTTAACGCATCTTGTTCGTCATTCTTGTTGAAAATATGGTTTTAGATGGCTGAtgatttaattttgaatttgtTCGAGAGAATCGTAAGGGTTGAATAATTTATGTTCGACGGTACTCTTATATTACGGTTTCTCGGTTGCTGAAAGAAGCTTACGATGTCATGTTTAATTTATATTCACTTATTTAGGAAACCGTAATCGTATTTTTCCTCGTGCAATCATTATTCGAAGAACACTTGCAAAGGAACGGTACTCTGGTTGTTTTTTCCCCGTTTTTCGTTTGCAGGAACCGCAAGCGCTGAAAATGTGTTTTTAACGATATGCTTACAAAGTCATTATCGTTTCTTGATATTAAACGCTTGACATAAAAGAGAATAAGAGCGATCAGTTTTGTTCTCGGTGCACGAATATTCTATCACGTTCGAACAAACCGAATTGTATAATGGAAAAGCGTAAGAAATTTATCTGTTTAAGCGAACATTCCATTCGTCGATCGAGACTACAGGAAATTTTCAACGACAAATGTTTTTGCGCGTTTATATAAATGATATTATGTCGACGAAATGATCTAATTTCTGCAGTCTAACGATTTTTTATTTACGCAGTATTTTTTAATCGATCGCTATCGACTATAAGCCCAAGGCTGTGTATATCGTTAGTTTCAGTATTCCATCGAACGATCACAGTTACAAAGTTCGTATCCTTTTCCGtaagattatttgaaaattatacaaATGAGTTACGAATGTGCGTGTCATTCTTCGATTCTCGGAACAATCTTTCGTTTATCGATCTCGAGAATTTCTCTGTCGGCGGTGCAATTACACGCGACGCCACGCTCGCAGAAGTGATTTTCATGCGTCAACGTATCTGCCTGCCTATGTATACGGCTCGATTTAAAGCCGCGCACGAACGAAAAGATTACAGATTTTCAGTTTGGCCAATTGATCGCCGTCGAAAATTGGTCGAAAGTAGCCCTCGGGAGGATTTGTTCGGGCCGAGGTTTAATTTCGCGAAGACGATCGTAAAATCGTCCTTCGCTTTGGATAGTCATCGTCCGGAATGAATAACTCGGCCTGCCTCACGTGTACATCCTGCCGCTTGCTGCAAGCACTTCCAGATACTAATTTCGTCCAGGCTTTTGCTGAATTATACACTTCGTACCCCCCTCCAATCTTTCTCTATCCTTCTCGGTTTGCGTGGCCATTCCTTCAATTATTCTTTTTTTCGCCTCTTTCTCCCATCTTTTGCCTCCTCGCCTCGGCTCTTTCTGCCAACTACCACGCTTATTTCTCCGCCAGTGGGGCACTTAAACATCGTTCGCACCGAATAATTACGCACGTTAGTTCCATCCTTCTTCTCCTGTCTCGGTTCTCCCTCGTCCGACCACCTTCTTCTTGCTACTGCGATTTTACGAGGCatccttcgtcttcttcttcgtcttcttcttggTCTTCGTGTCCATACCTTCCTTGgcttcctctctttttcttttcttctttttttctctttcttcgctaCTCCCTTCAGCCAGCCAATTGCACGTGTCCCTAACGACGCCGGCACCTCCGTAGAACTTACGCGATGCCGAGATAACGCGAAACTCCTCgctctcttctttctcttattCTTTGTTCCGCGGATGTCCAGCAGCCTTTTACCTGCTTCATTCCCTTGTCGCTCGCATCCGCGGATTCCAATTAGCTGCTGGTGCTCCGGGCAACGGTTAACGTTTTGcggtatatacgtatataagtaTGTAAGCAATGGACAGTTGCGTTTGAATTTCCATTTAAACGGAGAGTTTATATTTCGCCGAATACTCTGCGACGCGATTCTCACTTGGCGTAGTCCGAATTCACGATATCGAGGATTCTTTGTAATTGGAGCGTACCTGGCGAAGAATGGACTCGTTGGCTCGTCAAATTTTCTATGCACGATATTTTCATTCGAATGAAGCACGTAGAATGAGATACGATGTTGCGTTAATTTTCTTCGTAAACGTCAAGACAGATAAAAGATGACGAAGCTTTTTCCAGTCGTCGTAAAGAAttacaataaataattcatagCTGGTAATTAATGGTAATGAAATCATACTGATAGCCTGTCTTGTCCGTTGTAATACTAATCGCAAGAGTTGCATGTTGATAAATAATCTTTCAAAATTTGAAGCGATTTTTAACTCGCATAAATTACACCCGTATATTTATATCGTCTAATTATCCGCGAGAAAAATTAATCGATTTAAACAAGTCGACTGGACAACTAGCGAAGACGAATGCGCCGGTTAAATTGATCGAAACAAATTATCATTACTCGATGTGTCGCTACTACCTCGAATCTGTATAAAGTTACCCATCTCGTTTGTAAGATTGCGATTCATAATTTAACCACCCGGTAAATGAAATCTCCACGTGTAACAGTATACGTTGATTGGTTTCCCTGAGAGCGCAAAAAGTGATAATGAAAAATGTTGATTGAAGTCTTAGGGCTGTTTCATACCGATCATATTGCCGGTGTAATAAAGCAGCCAAGATTATGCGATTGAGCGCCAAAAGGCGGTAGCCGCCTATTGAAACCTAGTGGATTGTTCCGGTTAACGTTCGAGAAACGACAGTCGCACGGGATCGAGACGACACCGACGgatcgaaacgaacgaatgcGGCGCATTTCTCGCATTCCAAAACGGGGCTACCGTTATCGCAAGTGCAGTCGTTCCGACCTGAAGCGTGCGCGATCATTTGCCACTCTTTTCACTTTCTCGTTTCGTTTTTAAATTAATCGCGAGGATAAAAGTGAAAGAACTAAGTAACAGGCTCTCCCCCGTTCATTTTACATTTCGATGTATTCAGCACCTTTCGTTTTTCCTGTTTTTCATCGATGCAAAATttcgaataatttcgtgagAGATTAGCGAACGGTCGAAGTACGTTTTTTAATCGACGATTATTTTTAATGTCTCTGCTGCCACGAGGACGATTATACTTTGTAAAATGTAGCCTTATCGCCTCTGTATGTCTGTTAACGAATTTTTCGATTTACGTAATGCTCGCTTTTCGCTATCCAACCGAATAACGAAATGTCGTTTCTCTTATGTTTTTCGTACGCTTGAAAATGAATTTTCCAATCGACCTGAAACTGTTGgaatatttattaaagaaaaaaaaaaaaaaaaaaaagaatgaaaaagtaAAATACGTCGAGCTATCGATCGTAGGATCGTACAACTATTGTTAATGATATCTGTCCCACGTGGATTATCGCGATCAACGACAACAGCGCATTAAAACGATGTCAATCGGTGGAA
It includes:
- the LOC126923567 gene encoding enhancer of split m7 protein-like; translation: MQMHEQIMMVDGQEQPISRTYQYRKVMKPMLERKRRARINRCLDELKDLMVTALAGDGENVAKLEKADILELTVRHLHKLQRQQRLSANPVIDADRFRAGYTHCANEVSRCLAATPGVDVALGTKLMTHLGHKLNSMDKTGPLTIHVAAPQSSPSSSSELSSDEYSMPLTPASSQPSPVRIDIEGISQNHQGLLQVAKPNEPIWRPW